From a single Sediminibacterium sp. KACHI17 genomic region:
- a CDS encoding response regulator transcription factor has translation MKILLIEDEAAVISLIERGLKEIGFEVSVAMDGHTGLQMVRNHDFNMVILDIMLPGVNGIQVCKEMRSQGISIPVLMLTALGSTENIVTGLDSGADDYMVKPFKITELVARVNALGRRMTRNTTVPDTHILKISDLRLDTDAKTAFRGDEAISLTSTEYKLLEFFMKNQSRVLSRMEILENVWDIDFNMGTNVVDVYVNYLRKKIDKNKNDKLIHTMIGMGYMMKETAS, from the coding sequence ATGAAGATATTGTTGATTGAAGATGAAGCTGCCGTTATTTCATTGATTGAGAGAGGGTTGAAGGAGATCGGTTTTGAGGTGAGTGTAGCAATGGATGGCCATACCGGACTGCAGATGGTACGAAACCATGATTTTAACATGGTGATTTTGGATATCATGCTTCCCGGTGTAAATGGTATTCAGGTGTGTAAGGAGATGCGATCTCAGGGTATTTCCATCCCTGTACTGATGTTGACGGCATTGGGTAGTACGGAAAATATTGTCACCGGTCTTGACAGCGGTGCAGATGACTATATGGTAAAGCCTTTTAAGATCACAGAACTGGTAGCAAGGGTGAATGCTTTAGGAAGACGCATGACGCGAAACACCACTGTACCGGATACGCATATCTTAAAAATATCGGACCTGCGGTTGGATACAGATGCCAAAACAGCTTTCAGAGGTGACGAAGCTATTTCTTTGACTTCTACGGAATACAAGTTATTAGAGTTCTTCATGAAAAATCAATCCAGGGTATTGTCTAGGATGGAGATACTGGAAAATGTATGGGATATTGATTTCAATATGGGTACGAATGTTGTAGATGTATACGTCAATTATCTCCGTAAGAAGATCGATAAAAACAAAAATGATAAACTCATACATACTATGATTGGTATGGGTTACATGATGAAAGAAACAGCTTCATGA
- a CDS encoding Gfo/Idh/MocA family oxidoreductase, whose protein sequence is MKKIRVALLSFGMSGKVFHAPFLDQHAGFELYAVWERSKSESAAIYPTIKIVRSLEALLEDDSIELIVVNTPTHTHYEYAKKALEAGKSVIVEKAFTTTTTEAQSLAALAKEKKLLLSVYQNRRWDSDFQTVQKIIQDGVLGELKEVSFRFDRFKNTIGNKTHKEQPGPGAGLLNDLGPHLIDQALVLFGKPEKIFADIRILRPDSLVDDYFDLLLYYPSLRVRLISSLLVKKPIPSFILHGSKGSFIKNRGDVQEADLIAGKQPGSADWGIEPETADGSIYTMIDGKDHEEKVRTLTGNYGIYYDRIYQSIIHHTTAPVTANEGIHVMQLLEAAMHSHETQTVITL, encoded by the coding sequence ATGAAAAAAATAAGAGTTGCCTTATTGTCTTTTGGAATGTCAGGAAAAGTATTCCATGCCCCTTTTCTTGATCAACATGCCGGATTTGAACTTTACGCGGTTTGGGAGCGCTCCAAGTCTGAATCTGCAGCAATATATCCTACGATCAAAATAGTCAGATCACTGGAAGCATTGTTAGAAGATGATAGTATTGAGTTGATCGTAGTCAATACACCTACTCATACACATTATGAATATGCCAAAAAAGCGTTAGAGGCAGGAAAATCAGTCATAGTTGAAAAAGCATTTACCACAACAACAACAGAAGCACAATCACTTGCTGCATTAGCGAAAGAAAAAAAATTACTATTATCGGTGTATCAGAACAGAAGATGGGACAGCGATTTCCAAACTGTACAAAAGATCATACAAGATGGCGTTTTAGGAGAACTCAAAGAAGTATCCTTCCGTTTTGATCGTTTCAAAAATACCATCGGTAATAAAACACATAAGGAGCAACCTGGTCCGGGAGCAGGCCTGTTGAATGATCTGGGGCCTCATTTGATCGATCAGGCATTGGTGTTATTTGGAAAGCCTGAAAAAATTTTCGCCGATATCAGAATACTTCGGCCGGATTCTTTGGTAGATGATTATTTTGATTTGCTATTATACTATCCATCATTAAGGGTTCGATTGATATCGAGTTTATTGGTAAAAAAGCCGATTCCTTCTTTCATACTACATGGTAGCAAAGGATCTTTTATAAAAAATCGTGGTGATGTTCAAGAAGCAGATCTTATTGCGGGTAAACAACCCGGCAGTGCTGATTGGGGAATAGAACCGGAAACTGCTGATGGATCGATATATACTATGATCGATGGGAAAGATCATGAAGAAAAAGTGAGAACCCTAACTGGTAATTATGGTATTTATTATGATCGAATTTATCAGTCAATAATTCATCACACAACTGCGCCTGTAACAGCGAATGAAGGTATCCATGTAATGCAGCTACTCGAAGCAGCCATGCACAGTCATGAAACACAAACAGTCATTACACTATAA
- the fsa gene encoding fructose-6-phosphate aldolase, whose protein sequence is MKFFIDTGNLAQIKEANDLGILDGVTTNPSLMAKEGVKGEEAIANHYKTICELVDGDVSAEVLSTDFATMVEEGKKLAAIHPNIVVKVPMIKDGVKAIKWFTDNGIRTNCTLVFSAGQAILAAKAGATYVSPFIGRVDDSGWDGMDLIGQIRHIYDIQGFKTEILAASIRNALHITKAAELGADVCTCPLDSILGLLKHPLTDIGLAKFLEDAKKM, encoded by the coding sequence ATGAAATTTTTCATCGACACCGGTAATCTTGCGCAAATCAAAGAAGCCAATGATTTAGGGATCTTAGATGGCGTTACTACCAATCCTTCCTTAATGGCCAAAGAAGGCGTAAAGGGAGAGGAGGCGATTGCCAATCATTACAAAACCATTTGCGAATTGGTGGATGGAGATGTGAGTGCAGAAGTATTATCTACTGATTTTGCTACGATGGTAGAAGAAGGTAAGAAACTGGCTGCTATTCACCCGAATATTGTTGTAAAGGTGCCGATGATCAAAGACGGTGTAAAAGCCATCAAATGGTTTACTGATAATGGTATCCGTACCAATTGTACATTAGTATTCTCTGCCGGACAAGCTATCTTGGCTGCTAAAGCAGGCGCTACTTATGTATCACCTTTTATTGGTCGTGTTGATGATAGTGGTTGGGATGGTATGGATTTGATCGGTCAGATCCGTCATATTTACGACATTCAAGGATTTAAAACTGAGATCCTCGCAGCATCTATTCGCAATGCTTTACATATCACTAAAGCAGCGGAATTGGGTGCAGATGTTTGTACTTGTCCATTGGATTCTATCCTCGGTCTGTTGAAACATCCGCTGACCGATATCGGATTGGCCAAATTTTTGGAAGATGCTAAGAAAATGTAA
- a CDS encoding DUF5103 domain-containing protein: protein MKQRFFLFFLLFSTYHVSAQREPDRIYMEGIQSVKLFQQNDQQSVPLIRLGSSDLLELHFDDLSGTVRNFFYTYELCNADWKPALLNPFDYLKGFTQNRLTQYRMSSIAMTKYMHYQALLPERNCLPIKSGNYLLKVFLNGDTSKLAFTKRIMVVDDRVNIGARISQPFNSSQIRTHQKIQVTVGTKDLNIMSPQQQTRLVIIQNNRWSDATYNSQPSFIRGNALEYNGEQDAVFPAGKEFRWADLRSFRFESDRVERVDRTEFPHHIYIRPDLQRNDLRYAFFNDRNGWNEISTTESINPWWQGDYAKVEFTLVPSGGKPYVGKDVFLVGEMTGNQAGDSSRMEFDTEKAVYKKTLFLKQGYYSYQYLTKDIRDRLAKADPSLTEGNYWETENEYLILFYFRPFNGRHDELLGVTRLNSRNFGNGF from the coding sequence ATGAAACAACGATTTTTTTTATTCTTTCTCCTTTTCAGTACTTATCATGTATCTGCTCAGCGTGAGCCTGACCGCATTTATATGGAGGGGATACAGTCTGTCAAACTCTTTCAGCAAAATGATCAGCAATCTGTTCCTCTCATTCGTTTGGGTAGCAGTGATCTGTTGGAATTGCATTTTGATGATCTCAGTGGTACTGTACGAAACTTCTTTTATACCTATGAATTGTGTAATGCTGATTGGAAACCGGCTTTATTGAATCCATTTGATTATCTGAAAGGGTTTACACAGAATCGTTTAACACAGTATCGGATGTCTTCCATTGCGATGACCAAATACATGCATTACCAGGCATTGCTTCCGGAAAGAAACTGTTTGCCTATAAAAAGCGGTAATTATCTGTTAAAGGTGTTTCTGAATGGAGATACTTCTAAATTGGCATTTACCAAAAGGATCATGGTCGTAGATGACAGGGTCAATATCGGAGCCAGAATATCTCAGCCCTTTAATAGTTCGCAGATCCGAACGCATCAGAAAATACAAGTAACTGTTGGAACGAAAGATCTGAATATCATGAGTCCGCAGCAGCAAACCAGATTGGTGATCATACAAAACAATAGATGGAGTGATGCTACTTATAATTCACAACCGAGTTTTATTCGTGGAAATGCATTGGAATATAATGGAGAGCAGGATGCTGTTTTCCCTGCAGGTAAAGAATTCCGGTGGGCAGACCTCAGGAGTTTTCGCTTTGAAAGTGATAGGGTAGAAAGGGTTGATCGTACTGAATTTCCGCATCACATTTACATACGACCCGACTTGCAAAGAAATGATCTGCGGTATGCTTTTTTCAATGACCGCAATGGATGGAATGAAATATCTACGACTGAATCCATTAACCCATGGTGGCAAGGTGATTATGCGAAAGTAGAGTTCACACTGGTACCATCCGGAGGAAAGCCATATGTTGGAAAAGATGTTTTCCTGGTTGGTGAGATGACCGGAAACCAGGCAGGTGATAGTTCCCGAATGGAATTTGATACCGAAAAAGCGGTCTATAAAAAAACACTCTTTTTAAAACAAGGCTATTACAGCTACCAATACCTGACCAAGGATATCAGGGATCGTCTTGCAAAAGCAGACCCTTCACTAACAGAAGGGAATTATTGGGAAACGGAAAATGAATACCTTATCCTGTTTTATTTTAGACCATTCAATGGGCGGCATGATGAATTACTTGGTGTAACCAGACTTAATTCGCGAAATTTTGGCAATGGCTTCTGA